The Corylus avellana chromosome ca8, CavTom2PMs-1.0 genome has a segment encoding these proteins:
- the LOC132189183 gene encoding protein ALTERED SEED GERMINATION 2: MESFGFHDGNIYDRLETRRFDVGRDVNHSLQMHSSMIRRLSLEKVMEGHQGCVNAVAWNSKGSLLISGSDDTRLNIWSYSSRKLLHSIETGHSANIFCTKFVPETSDELVVSGAGDAEVRLFNLSRLSGRGSDDNVIPPSALYQCHTRRVKKLAVEVGNPNVVWSASEDGTLRQHDFREGTSCPPAGSSRQECRNVLLDLRCGAKRSLSDPPKQILALKSCDISSTRPHLLLVGGSDSFARLYDRRMLPPLSSCQNRMSPPPCVNYFCPMHLSERGRTSVHLTHVTFSPMGEEVLLSYSGEHVYLMDVNNASRSAMQYTSGDVSKLMSFTPILNGAELQSPVSNILPSCHTRKGNVGTTLEKCRKLIKIAEKSLEEATNCFYGIEACNEILDGCCRDIEPKLKHGCLCLRAALLLKRKWKNDAHMAIRDCYNAQRIDNSSFRALCHMSEALSQLGKHKDALDFAIAAQYLAPSNSKVAERVENVKKDLAAVEAEKNNKANDGVPRSELRGGKILSLSDILYRSEANSDASQDGPRSEREDSDYDEEVELDFETSISGDEGHDVESNILHGSLNVRFHRRGDSPRESAGANGTCGSPSSSSQNDRISYQPEPVIDMKQRYVGHCNVGTDIKQASFLGQKGEYVASGSDDGRWFIWEKKTGRLIKMLLGDDAVVNCVQCHPFDSVVATSGIDNTIKIWTPSAPVPSIVAGGAERPETADVLVTMENNQRKLCRNREAFLPFEILERFRMHEFNEGTFHPFECTQS, translated from the exons ATGGAGTCGTTTGGTTTCCACGACGGAAACATCTACGATAGGCTCGAGACCCGTCGCTTCGACGTTGGCCGA GATGTTAATCACAGTTTACAGATGCACTCATCAATGATACGGAGGCTCTCCCTTGAAAAAGTAATGGAG gGGCATCAAGGTTGTGTTAATGCTGTGGCTTGGAATTCCAAAGGTTCTCTTTTGATATCTGGATCAGATGACACAAGG CTTAATATTTGGAGCTACTCTAGCCGGAAGCTTTTGCATTCTATAGAGACGGGGCATTCTGCAAACATATTCTGTACAAAGTTTGTGCCTGAAACCTCTGATGAGCTTGTAGTCTCTGGAGCTGGAGATGCAGAA GTGCGGTTATTTAATTTGTCTCGCTTAAGTGGGAGAGGATCAGATGATAATGTTATTCCTCCATCTGCCCTGTATCAGTGTCACACTAGAAGAGTAAAAAAATTAGCT GTTGAAGTTGGAAACCCCAATGTGGTGTGGAGTGCTAGTGAAGATGGAACTTTGAGACAGCATGATTTTCGAGAGGGAACATCTTGTCCTCCAGCTGGATCTTCTCGTCAAGAATGTCGCAATGTTCTA CTTGACTTGCGGTGTGGAGCAAAGAGGTCACTTTCGGATCCTCCTAAACAAATTCTTGCTCTAAAATCTTGCGATATCAGTTCCACTAGACCTCATTTGCTCCTTGTTGGTGGGAG CGATTCATTTGCACGTTTATATGATAGAAGGATGCTGCCACCACTGTCCTCTTGTCAGAATAGGATGTCACCACCTCCTTGTGTTAACTATTTCTGCCCGATGCATCTCTCTGAGCGA GGGCGTACAAGCGTGCACCTCACTCATGTTACATTTAGTCCAATGGGAGAAGAGGTTCTCCTTAGTTATAGTGGAGAGCATGTGTACCTGATGGATGTAAATAATG CTAGCAGGAGCGCTATGCAATATACTTCAGGAGATGTTTCAAAGCTGATGAGCTTCACGCCTATACTCAATGGGGCAGAATTGCAGTCACCAGTGTCCAATATCCTCCCAAGCTGTCATACTAGAAAAGGCAATGTTGGCACAACG CTTGAAAAGTGCAGGAAACTAATTAAAATTGCGGAAAAATCCTTAGAGGAGGCAACAAATTGCTTCTATGGAATTGAGGCTTGCAATGAGATTTTGGATGGATGTTGTCGTGACATTGAGCCCAAGCTAAAGCATGGATGTCTATGTCTACGTGCTGCTTTATTGCTCAAG CGGAAGTGGAAAAATGATGCTCATATGGCTATAAGAGATTGCTACAATGCCCAGAGAATTGATAATTCCTCGTTTCGAGCACTTTGCCATATGTCTGAAGCTCTATCGCAG TTAGGCAAACATAAAGACGCACTAGACTTCGCCATTGCAGCCCAATATTTGGCCCCGTCAAATTCTAAAGTGGCAGAAAGAGTGGAGAATGTCAAAAAAGATCTTGCTGCAG TTGAagctgaaaaaaataataaagcaaaTGATGGAGTGCCAAGGTCTGAATTGAGAGGTGGAAAAATACTCTCATTAAGTGATATACTCTACCGATCAGAGGCTAATAGTGATGCTTCGCAAGACGGACCAAGATCTGAAAGAGAAGATTCTGATTACGATGAGGAAGTGGAGTTGGACTTTGAAACTTCAATATCTGGCGATGAAGGCCATGATGTTGAATCAAACATTCTTCATGGGAGTTTAAATGTGAGATTTCATCGAAGGGGTGATTCACCAAGAGAAAGTGCTGGCGCAAATGGAACATGTGGATCACCTTCTTCATCATCACAAAATGACAGGATATCTTATCAG CCTGAGCCAGTAATTGATATGAAGCAGAGATACGTTGGTCACTGTAATGTTGGAACTGACATAAAACAGGCCAGTTTTCTTGGCCAGAAAG GTGAGTATGTTGCAAGTGGAAGTGATGATGGGAGATGGTTTATCTGGGAAAAGAAAACCGGTAGACTGATAAAAATGCTTCTTGGAGATGATGCTG TTGTGAACTGCGTCCAGTGCCATCCATTTGATTCTGTTGTGGCAACTAGTGGGATTGACAACACGATAAAG ATATGGACTCCAAGTGCTCCTGTTCCATCAATTGTAGCAGGTGGAGCAGAACGACCAGAAACTGCTGATGTGCTGGTCACCATGGAAAACAATCAACGCAAATTATGCCGTAATCGTGAAGCTTTCCT GCCTTTCGAAATTCTTGAGCGATTTCGAATGCATGAGTTTAATGAAGGTACATTTCATCCGTTTGAGTGTACTCAGAGCTAA
- the LOC132190295 gene encoding uncharacterized protein LOC132190295 produces the protein MTTSKETIASSLQAGLECCMCGDYGFSYELFQCKVCQFRSQHRYCSNLYPRAETYRICNWCLTQKDDAKEKSQNSSNSSSSNKNPAEDDTNNNIRNRKNGDLGNLKGQRGTTLQLKLNGPIKKQRSPDGSPSPSPSPSPSPSARKRILTNARMEEKLRRTRSEEISNRIGAARPLFRNKARSIMYSTENPDEYIAHIIWFYNLLQKSWIITE, from the exons ATGACAACAAGCAAGGAGACGATTGCATCGTCACTGCAGGCAGGGCTCGAGTGTTGCATGTGCGGGGATTATGGCTTCTCCTACGAGCTTTTCCAATGCAAAGTTTGCCAATTCAGATCGCAGCACAG GTACTGTAGCAATCTCTATCCAAGGGCAGAGACTTACCGGATTTGCAATTGGTGTCTGACTCAGAAGGACGACGCCAAAGAAAAGTCACAAAATTCTTCCAATTCTTCATCATCCAACAAGAACCCAGCAGAAGACGACACCAACAACAACATAAGGAACCGTAAAAACGGCGATCTTGGGAATCTAAAGGGTCAAAGAGGCACTACTCTGCAGTTGAAACTCAATGGCCCCATCAAGAAACAGAGATCGCCGGATGGATCGCCATCGCCATCGCCATCGCCATCGCCGTCGCCGTCGGCCCGAAAGAGGATCCTCACGAATGCTCGAATGGAGGAGAAGCTCAGGCGAACAAGGTCAGAGGAGATATCAAACAGAATTGGAGCGGCGAGGCCGTTGTTCAGGAATAAGGCCAGAAG TATAATGTACAGTACAGAAAACCCAGATGAGTATATCGCTCATATCATATGGTTTTATAATTTGCTGCAAAAATCTTGGATTATTACCGAATAA